The Deltaproteobacteria bacterium genome segment GGTTCGTGCCAGCGACTTGAACCTTCACCTCATGGAGGCCGAGTGGTGCGATGTCCCCCCGGCCACGGCCGCCCTGGTCAACCGCGCGCGGGCCGAAGGCCGGCGGGTGGTGGCGGTCGGTACCACCGTCACTCGTGCGCTGGAGTCGGCGGCTGATGCCGCCGGCACGGTGCGAGCGGGCGCACGCTGGGCCGAGCAGTTCATTCGGCCGGGCCATAACTTTCGGGTCATCGCCGCGCTGTTCACCAATTTTCATCTGCCGGGCTCCACCCTGCTGGCTCTGGTTTGTGCCTTCGCCGGACACGCTGCAACGCTGGCGGTGTACGCTGACGCGGTGCGCCGCGGTTACCGCTTCTACAGCTACGGCGACGCGATGCTGATTGAATGAGCGCCGCGATGTCAGGGGCCGCTGTGGCGGAACAGGTTGCCAACCCGTGGTTCGCCGTCAGCGACACGAGCGCCGGCAGCAGCGCCCGCCGTGCGACGTTGATAACGCCCCACGGCGTCGTCGAAACGCCGAACTTCATGCCGGTGGCGACGCTGGCAACGGTCAAGGGCGTAACCCCGGCGCAGCTCAGCGAGGTTGGTGCCCAGATAGTGCTGGCCAACGCTTATCATCTGGCGCTGCGCCCGGGCGTGGCCACAATCGAGGAACTCGGCGGCCTGCACCGATTCATGGGCTGGTCCGGCCCGATCTTGACCGACAGCGGCGGCTATCAGGTGTTCAGCCTGGCGGCCCTACGCCGGGTGACGGATGACGGGGTCGATTTCCGTTCGCATATCGATGGTGCGCAGATGGTCCTGCGTCCGGAAGACGTGGTGGCGTTGCAGGTGCGCTTGGGGGTCGACATCATGATGCCCTTGGATGAATGCCTGCCGGCCCCCGCCAGTCGCGCCGAGGCCGAGCGCGCCATGGCGCGCACCTTGCGCTGGGCCCAGCGCTCGCAGCAGGTGGCGCGGGAGGACGGGCAGGTGCTGTTCGGCATCGTCCAGGGCGGCGTGTTCGAGGATCTGCGCCGGCACTGCGTCGCGGAACTTGTCGCGCTCGGCTTTCCAGGCTATGCCGTGGGCGGCTTGAGCGTGGGAGAAGAGATCGCAATGACCCGTGAGGTGGCTGCCGCCACTGCCGCTGCCGTGCCGGCCGCGGCGCCCCGCTACCTGATGGGTGTGGGAAGGCCGGAGGATCTCATTCGCTTCGTCGCCATGGGCTACGACCTGTTCGACTGCGTGCTGCCGACGCGTAACGGCCGCAACGGCATGCTGTTCACTTGGGACGGGTCGATGAATATCCGCCTGGCGCGTTACGCGCGTGATCCCGAGCCGGTGGACGCCAGTTGCAGCTGTTACGGTTGCCGGACGTTCTCGCGCGCCTATCTGCGCCATCTCGCCGCCAGCGGCGAGATGCTCGGGCCGCAGCTCAATTCGCTGCACAACCTGCACTTCTATCTCACGCTGATGCGCCGGATGCGGGCGGCGATTGCCGGCGGTACTTTCGAGCCGTGGGCGGCGGCAGCCATTGCCCGCATGGAAGCAGGAGCCGAGTCATGATTGGAACAGCGTGGGCGCAAGCCGGGCCCGGCGGTGCGCCGCCGGCGCTGGTCAGCTTCGCCCCCTTGGTGCTGGTGTTCGTCGTCTTCTACTTCCTGCTGATCCGACCGCAGCAGCAGAAAGCGAAGGAGCATCGCCGCATGCTCGATAACCTCAAACGCAATGATGAGGTAGTTACCAGCGGGGGCTTGTACGGCCGCGTCATGACCCTCGATCCGCGGGTGGTCACCTTGGAGATCGCCCCCAACGTGCGCGTGCGGATTGACCGCCAGCAGATCAGCTCACTGGCGAAGGCCGGCAAGGATGAGCCCAAGCCGAAAGAGAAGGAAGAAAACAAGTGAACAAGTCGGGTTTGTGGATGCGTATGGGGCTGGTCGCGGCCCTGATGGTGCTCGCGGCCGTGTTGTTGGTGCCGACCTACTTCGGCGGCAAGCCCGAGGGTTGGCCCGACTTCCTGCCGGGACCAATCCGGCTTGGGTTGGACCTGCAGGGTGGCACGCACCTCGTCTACACGGTGGACGTCGACAAGGCGATCAGCAATCACCTCGAACGCGCCGCCGAGGATCTCAAGAACGAGGCCAAGAGCGAGCAGATCGGACTCAGCAGTGTCACTACGCAGGGCGGTATGGTCACCGCGCAATTGAGCGACCCGGCCAAGCGCGACGCGCTGGAGAAGGTGATCTCGGAGCGCTTCCCCAACCTCTCGTTGGTCACGGAAGGCGACAGTTCAGCCGTGCGTACCAAGATGACCCCGGCGAGCATCCGCGAGATTCGCGACGGTGCGCTCGATCAATCGCTGGAGATCATCCGCAACCGCGTCGACCAGTTCGGCGTCGCCGAGCCGATCGTGCAGCGCCAGGGCGCGCAGGACATCTTGGTGCAGTTGCCCGGCATCCAGGATCCGGAGCGAGCCAAGGCGCTGATCGGCAAGACCGCGGCGCTGGAGTTCAAGCTCGTGGCCAAAGACGGTGACAGCGCCAACCCCGGGCTGATCACGGTGGCCGGGCGCGAGCTCGATCGTGCCACCGGGCGGGTGACGCGCACCGAGTACAAGCTCGAGCCGCGCACCCTGATGGGCGGCGACATCATTTCCAACGCCCGGCCACGCCCGGCCACCCAGCTCGATGCCCCGTACGTCGAGGTCGACCTCAACGCCCGCGGCGCCAAGATCTTCGAGGACGTTACCGGCGCCAACGTCGGGCGCCGGCTGGCGATCATGCTCGACGGCGTGGTGCAATCGGCGCCGGTGATTCAAGAGCGCATCGGCGGCGGGCGGGCGCGGATCACCGGCAGTTTCGATTTCAAGGAAGCACGTGATCTGGCGCTGGTGCTGCGTACCGGCGCGCTGCCGGCGCCGGTGCACGCGGCGGAGGAACGCACGGTCGGGCCGTCGCTGGGGAAGGATTCGATCCGCCAGGGAATCATTTCCTTCGTCGTCGGCGGCGCGTTGGTGGTGGTGTTCATGATCGTCTACTACAAGGTCGCCGGCGTGCTGGCTGATTTTGCGCTGGTGCTCAACGTGTTGTTCCTGCTGGCCGTGCTGGCCGCCCTCGGCGCCACGCTGACCTTGCCGGGCATCGCCGGCATGGTGTTGACCCTGGGCATGGCCGTGGATGCCAACGTCTTGATCAACGAACGCATGCGCGAGGAGATGCGCTTGGGTAAGACCGCCCGCGCGGTGATCGAGGCCGGCTACGAGCGCGCCTTGCCGGCCATCCTCGACTCCAACGTCACGACCTTCTTGTCTGGAATCATCCTCTTCCAATTCGGCTCCGGACCCGTGAAAGGGTTCGCGGTGACCTTGTGTATCGGCCTGGTGACAACAGTGTTCACGGCCGTCGTCGCCACGCGGGTGGTCTATGATTACCTACTCAGCCAGCGCCGTCTGCAGAACGTGAGTGTATAAGTCATGGAATTGATCAAACCTGGCACCACAATCGACTTCGTCGGCAAGCGCTTCTCCGCCATGGCCTTTTCCGGCGTGCTGATCCTGGCCTCGCTGGCAACCCTGGCGTGGCGCGGGGGACCGAACTACGGGGTCGACTTCTCCGGTGGTACGGTTATGCACGTGCGCTTTGCCGCGCCGCCGGCAATCGGCGACGTCCGCGGAGCGCTCGCTAGCGTCGAGTTCGGCGACGTCACCATTCAGGATTTCGGCAGCCCGGGTGAATTTCTAGTGCGCTTGCCGCTCAGCGGCGTGGAGACCGGGGCAGCGTCGAAACCGGTGGCCGATGCGCTGGCGGCCAAGTTCGGCGCCGGGCAAGTCGAGGTCCTACGCGTCGAATCGGTCGGCCCCCGGGTCGGCAAGGACTTGCGGCAGAAGGCGATCCTCGCGGTGGTGGCTTCGACGATTATGATGGGAATCTACCTCTGGTTGCGCTTCCAGCTGCGCTTCGGCATCGGCGCCGCGGTGGCGTTGATCCACGATGTGACCATCACGGTTGGGGCGCTGGCGCTGCTCAACTACGAGTTCGACCTGACGATTGTGGCGGCGCTGTTGACCGTGGTCGGCTTCTCGGTCAACGACACGGTGATTGTGTCCGACCGCATCCGGGAGAACATGCGCAAGAGCCGGCGCGAAAGCTTGGCGTCGATCGTCAATAGCAGCATCAACGAGACGCTTAGCCGCACAATCCTGACCACTGGCACGGCGGTGCTGGTAATCTTGGCTTTGTTCTTCCTCGGCGGCAGTGTGATCCACGGGTTCGCCTACGCCCTGCTGGTCGGCTTCCTCGTCGGCACCTATTCGTCGATTTTTGTCGCCAGCCCGGTTGTCCTCGCCTTTGAAACCGGCGCGCGCGGGCGTAGCAGCAAGCGCTAGGGGCGTATTACAACTATGGCCCGGCGCTGGTTGCTGGCTGCGCGCCGGCCCGAGGTCGAAACCGCGCTCGCCAGTGAACTCGGAGTCTCGCCGCTGCTGGCGCGGCTGCTGGTCAACCGTGAGCTGACCACACCGGCAGCGGCAACCGCGTTTCTCAGCGCCAAGCTGGCCGAGCATCTGCGTTCGCCAATGCTCTTCCGCGACATGGCACGCGCCGCCGAGCGGGTGGTCGTGGCCCTGCGCGCGGGCGAGCAGGTCGGCATTTACGGCGACTACGACGTCGATGGCATCAGCGGCAGCGCGGTCCTGCTCACCTTTCTGCGTGCACTCGGGCACGAGCCGCTGCTGCACATCCCACACCGCTTGCGCGATGGCTATGGCGTGACCGAGCCGGGCGTACGGCGACTGGCGGAGCAGGGGGCGCGGCTGATGATAACGGTTGACTGCGGCGCCGTAGCCCACCGCGAGGTGGCGCTGGCAAGCGAGTTGGGCATGGAGGTGATCGTCTGCGACCATCACCAGGTGTCCGGTACGCGGCTGCCGGCTTATGCCGTGCTCAACCCGATCGAGCCCGACGGCGGCTTTCCGTTTGCCGGACTTTGCGGCGCGGGCGTGGCGTTCTATCTCGCCCTGGGCGTGCGTATGTGCCTGCGGGAGGCCGGGGTGGAAGCGCTGCCCGATCTGCGCCGCTACCTCGACCTGGTGACGCTCGGAACCATTGCCGACATCGTTCCCTTGCTCGAAGAGAATCGTGTGCTGGTGAAGCACGGCTTGCGCGAACTCGCGCAGTCGAGCCGGCCGGGGATCATGGCGCTGAAGACTGTCAGCGGGGTAGGGCGAGTAACGACCGGCACAGTCGGATTTCGCCTCGCCCCCAGGCTCAACGCCGGCGGCCGCTTAGCCGACGCGGTGCGCTCGGTGGAGTTGCTGACGACCGCGGATGCCGGCCGCGCCGAGCAGTTGGCGCAGGCGCTGGACCAGGAAAATCGCGCGCGCCAAGCCATTGAGATCGAGATCCTGACCGACGCGGTCGAGCGTATCGAGTCCCGGGGCGACGCCGATCGTTGCAGCATCGTGCTGGCCTCGCCCGAGTGGCATCCGGGGGTGATCGGCATCGTCGCCTCGCGCCTGGTCGAGCGCTACTACCGGCCGACGTTGTTGATTGCGCTCAACCAGCAGACCGGCATCGGCCGGGGCTCGGGGCGCAGTATTCGCCACTTCAACTTGCACGAAGCGGTCAAGGCCTGTGGCGGCGTGCTCGAAGGCTTCGGCGGACACCGCATGGCCGTGGGCTTGAGCATTCGGCGCGAGCGGGTAGAGGAGTTCGCCGAGTTGTTCGAGCAGGCGGTAAGGGCGAACACGCGCGCCGAGCACTTCACCCCGGAAATCGCGGTCGATGCCGAATTGGCCCTGTGCGACATCGACGATGCGGTGCTGGCCGACCTCGAACAATTGGAGCCCTTCGGCATGGGGAATCCGGAGCCGATTTTTTGCACCCGGGCAGTGACCGTGCTGTCGCGTCGCATCGTCGGCGAGAAGCATCTCAAACTCTACCTCAAGCACGGCGAGCGCGCGCTGCCGGCAATCGGTTTTGGCATGGCCAACCGAGATATTGCCGATGCCGGCACCATCGACATTCTCTACTCGCCGGCGATGGACGAGTGGAACGGCAACACGAGCCTCCAACTGCGGCTGCGCGATCTGCGCCCGGCGCGGGCGTGAGGCCGGCTGCCGGCGGAGCCGGGCCATCCTCATGGAGGGGCACGCCGGTCCTGAACTACTATGGCCGAAAGTCTTGGCGTCGCGCGCAGATTTCCCTCCGCCATTCCCGCGAAGGCGGGAATCAATCCGGAGCCCCACCGCCC includes the following:
- the recJ gene encoding single-stranded-DNA-specific exonuclease RecJ, which codes for MARRWLLAARRPEVETALASELGVSPLLARLLVNRELTTPAAATAFLSAKLAEHLRSPMLFRDMARAAERVVVALRAGEQVGIYGDYDVDGISGSAVLLTFLRALGHEPLLHIPHRLRDGYGVTEPGVRRLAEQGARLMITVDCGAVAHREVALASELGMEVIVCDHHQVSGTRLPAYAVLNPIEPDGGFPFAGLCGAGVAFYLALGVRMCLREAGVEALPDLRRYLDLVTLGTIADIVPLLEENRVLVKHGLRELAQSSRPGIMALKTVSGVGRVTTGTVGFRLAPRLNAGGRLADAVRSVELLTTADAGRAEQLAQALDQENRARQAIEIEILTDAVERIESRGDADRCSIVLASPEWHPGVIGIVASRLVERYYRPTLLIALNQQTGIGRGSGRSIRHFNLHEAVKACGGVLEGFGGHRMAVGLSIRRERVEEFAELFEQAVRANTRAEHFTPEIAVDAELALCDIDDAVLADLEQLEPFGMGNPEPIFCTRAVTVLSRRIVGEKHLKLYLKHGERALPAIGFGMANRDIADAGTIDILYSPAMDEWNGNTSLQLRLRDLRPARA
- the tgt gene encoding tRNA guanosine(34) transglycosylase Tgt produces the protein MSGAAVAEQVANPWFAVSDTSAGSSARRATLITPHGVVETPNFMPVATLATVKGVTPAQLSEVGAQIVLANAYHLALRPGVATIEELGGLHRFMGWSGPILTDSGGYQVFSLAALRRVTDDGVDFRSHIDGAQMVLRPEDVVALQVRLGVDIMMPLDECLPAPASRAEAERAMARTLRWAQRSQQVAREDGQVLFGIVQGGVFEDLRRHCVAELVALGFPGYAVGGLSVGEEIAMTREVAAATAAAVPAAAPRYLMGVGRPEDLIRFVAMGYDLFDCVLPTRNGRNGMLFTWDGSMNIRLARYARDPEPVDASCSCYGCRTFSRAYLRHLAASGEMLGPQLNSLHNLHFYLTLMRRMRAAIAGGTFEPWAAAAIARMEAGAES
- the yajC gene encoding preprotein translocase subunit YajC, with the protein product MIGTAWAQAGPGGAPPALVSFAPLVLVFVVFYFLLIRPQQQKAKEHRRMLDNLKRNDEVVTSGGLYGRVMTLDPRVVTLEIAPNVRVRIDRQQISSLAKAGKDEPKPKEKEENK
- the secF gene encoding protein translocase subunit SecF; protein product: MELIKPGTTIDFVGKRFSAMAFSGVLILASLATLAWRGGPNYGVDFSGGTVMHVRFAAPPAIGDVRGALASVEFGDVTIQDFGSPGEFLVRLPLSGVETGAASKPVADALAAKFGAGQVEVLRVESVGPRVGKDLRQKAILAVVASTIMMGIYLWLRFQLRFGIGAAVALIHDVTITVGALALLNYEFDLTIVAALLTVVGFSVNDTVIVSDRIRENMRKSRRESLASIVNSSINETLSRTILTTGTAVLVILALFFLGGSVIHGFAYALLVGFLVGTYSSIFVASPVVLAFETGARGRSSKR
- the secD gene encoding protein translocase subunit SecD, giving the protein MRMGLVAALMVLAAVLLVPTYFGGKPEGWPDFLPGPIRLGLDLQGGTHLVYTVDVDKAISNHLERAAEDLKNEAKSEQIGLSSVTTQGGMVTAQLSDPAKRDALEKVISERFPNLSLVTEGDSSAVRTKMTPASIREIRDGALDQSLEIIRNRVDQFGVAEPIVQRQGAQDILVQLPGIQDPERAKALIGKTAALEFKLVAKDGDSANPGLITVAGRELDRATGRVTRTEYKLEPRTLMGGDIISNARPRPATQLDAPYVEVDLNARGAKIFEDVTGANVGRRLAIMLDGVVQSAPVIQERIGGGRARITGSFDFKEARDLALVLRTGALPAPVHAAEERTVGPSLGKDSIRQGIISFVVGGALVVVFMIVYYKVAGVLADFALVLNVLFLLAVLAALGATLTLPGIAGMVLTLGMAVDANVLINERMREEMRLGKTARAVIEAGYERALPAILDSNVTTFLSGIILFQFGSGPVKGFAVTLCIGLVTTVFTAVVATRVVYDYLLSQRRLQNVSV